In one Pseudomonas sp. Bout1 genomic region, the following are encoded:
- a CDS encoding diguanylate cyclase: MPLHAVRPKILGFISEQVSAWLVAVVVFLTGVALTIIVAWGASGLYQQQMRQRFQLLVNERYSRLQERFEDQEQRLGSLRRFFVNSTTVSRKEFDGFAQPLLLRARAYAWAPRVSRDQRSAFEQEMTAERGASFSIRELNAAGELAPANARDEYVPVLYSQTQSLLGSPLGFDLLAQPLRRSTVERAQQSGKMAVSQPMHLVGVEPAYAMGVLLVAPVSRAPTTQVPTSEPYGYVMAVISMRQLVADGLPKADRDNLVMQIVDTSDTEERVLYESSNAVADSDLMAARRLTLGDHIYALSLRPSQVFQQGSHSSLLSILVMGSLLSLLLSALLYVLVSQRQRALKLVEQRTAQLRQREQELRGTHGQLRSVLNAATQVAIIATDLRGVITTFNAGAEQMLGFEANEVLGHLTLESLHLAPELEARAVQLSAALGKRIPPGQAMLVDSADTVHEAREWTLVRKDGSQLTVNMLATVLLDEHGLWVGHLAICLDVTEQKRAYEALAARDRLLKKLSAHVPGGIFQFILESNDASRFLYASDGIRDIYEIEPALLQQDARKVFERIHPLDVERVRESIRLSTLQLSHWREEYRVQLPRRGLRWVRGEATPEELPGGGTIWHGYVSDISDLKRVEEELRALSITDSLTGIHNRRYFQDRLKAEIIRVKRASGALSVIMLDIDHFKRINDQHGHAVGDEVLKELCRRISQRLRRTDVFCRLGGEEFVVLCPNTDGLQAYSVALELWQALRSAPMEGVGSVTASFGVASWRVEEGVDGLLLRADSGVYAAKQAGRDRVEAERTLA, encoded by the coding sequence ATGCCGCTGCATGCCGTGCGCCCGAAAATCCTAGGCTTTATCAGCGAGCAGGTGTCGGCGTGGCTGGTGGCAGTGGTGGTGTTTCTGACAGGGGTCGCGTTGACGATCATCGTCGCCTGGGGCGCCTCCGGTCTCTATCAGCAGCAGATGCGCCAACGCTTTCAGTTGCTGGTCAACGAGCGTTACAGCCGCCTCCAGGAACGCTTCGAGGACCAGGAGCAACGCCTGGGCAGCCTGCGACGGTTCTTCGTCAATTCCACTACAGTCTCGCGCAAAGAGTTCGACGGTTTCGCACAGCCCTTGCTGTTGCGCGCGCGCGCCTATGCCTGGGCGCCGCGGGTTTCCCGTGACCAGCGCAGCGCGTTTGAGCAGGAGATGACGGCCGAGCGCGGTGCGAGCTTTTCCATTCGCGAATTGAACGCGGCAGGCGAGTTGGCCCCGGCCAACGCACGCGATGAGTATGTGCCGGTGCTATACAGCCAAACCCAGAGCCTGCTCGGCTCGCCGCTGGGTTTTGACCTGCTGGCCCAGCCATTGCGGCGCTCGACGGTTGAGCGCGCGCAACAGTCAGGGAAAATGGCCGTGTCCCAGCCCATGCACCTGGTGGGTGTGGAGCCGGCCTACGCCATGGGCGTGCTGTTGGTGGCGCCGGTCAGCCGGGCGCCGACCACACAAGTGCCCACCAGTGAGCCTTATGGCTACGTGATGGCGGTGATCAGCATGCGCCAACTGGTGGCCGACGGCTTGCCCAAGGCCGACCGGGACAACCTGGTGATGCAGATTGTCGACACCTCCGACACCGAAGAACGCGTGCTCTACGAATCCAGCAACGCCGTGGCAGACAGCGACCTGATGGCCGCGCGCCGGCTGACGCTTGGCGACCACATCTACGCCTTGAGCCTGCGGCCCAGCCAGGTGTTCCAGCAGGGCAGCCACTCTTCGCTGCTCAGTATCCTGGTCATGGGCAGCCTACTTAGCCTGCTGCTCAGTGCGTTGCTCTATGTGCTGGTCAGCCAGCGCCAGCGCGCATTGAAGCTGGTGGAGCAGCGCACCGCCCAGTTGCGTCAGCGTGAGCAGGAACTGCGGGGCACCCACGGCCAACTGCGCAGCGTGCTCAATGCGGCGACCCAAGTAGCGATCATCGCCACGGACCTTCGTGGTGTCATCACCACGTTCAACGCGGGCGCCGAGCAGATGCTGGGCTTTGAGGCGAATGAAGTCCTGGGCCACCTGACCCTCGAAAGCCTGCACTTGGCACCCGAGCTCGAAGCCCGCGCTGTGCAGTTGAGCGCGGCCCTGGGCAAGCGCATCCCGCCAGGCCAGGCGATGCTGGTGGACAGCGCCGATACGGTGCACGAGGCCCGTGAGTGGACGCTGGTGCGCAAGGACGGCAGCCAACTGACGGTGAACATGCTCGCCACGGTATTGCTGGATGAGCATGGCTTGTGGGTCGGGCACCTGGCGATCTGCCTGGACGTCACCGAGCAGAAGCGCGCCTATGAGGCGCTGGCCGCCCGGGATCGCCTGCTGAAGAAACTCAGCGCCCATGTGCCCGGCGGTATTTTCCAGTTCATCCTGGAGTCGAACGATGCCTCGCGTTTCCTGTATGCCAGCGATGGCATCCGCGATATCTACGAAATCGAGCCGGCGTTGTTGCAGCAGGATGCGCGAAAGGTCTTCGAGCGGATTCACCCGCTGGATGTCGAGCGGGTGCGTGAGTCCATTCGGCTGTCTACCCTGCAGTTGAGCCATTGGCGCGAAGAATACCGGGTGCAATTGCCCCGTCGCGGGCTGCGCTGGGTTCGCGGCGAGGCGACGCCGGAGGAGCTGCCCGGCGGCGGTACGATATGGCATGGCTATGTGTCGGATATATCCGACCTTAAGCGGGTAGAGGAAGAACTGCGGGCGTTGTCGATTACCGACTCGCTGACGGGTATCCATAACCGCCGCTACTTCCAGGACCGCCTGAAGGCCGAGATAATCCGAGTCAAGCGTGCCTCGGGAGCGTTATCGGTGATCATGCTCGACATCGACCACTTCAAGCGCATCAACGACCAGCACGGCCATGCGGTGGGCGATGAAGTGCTCAAGGAGTTGTGCCGGCGCATCAGCCAGCGGTTGCGCCGCACGGATGTGTTCTGTCGCCTGGGAGGCGAAGAGTTCGTGGTGCTGTGCCCCAACACCGATGGCCTCCAGGCCTACAGCGTTGCCCTGGAGTTGTGGCAAGCGTTGCGCAGTGCACCGATGGAGGGTGTCGGGAGCGTGACAGCGAGCTTCGGGGTGGCCAGTTGGCGCGTCGAGGAGGGCGTTGACGGCTTGCTGTTGCGGGCGGATTCGGGGGTGTATGCGGCGAAGCAGGCGGGCCGGGATCGGGTCGAGGCAGAGCGCACGCTTGCCTGA
- the dacB gene encoding D-alanyl-D-alanine carboxypeptidase/D-alanyl-D-alanine-endopeptidase yields MIKSLRPLLLASFLLPLAFSVTAAPINTSLPPKVQEALQKAKLQNNALSLVMIPLNGPGTPTVFNADVSVNPASTMKLVTTYAALEMLGPNHQWKTEFYTDGTLSGGILNGNLYLKGGGDPKLNMEKLWLLMRDLRANGVQQVTGDLVLDRGFFLPPQLPEFNDDGNDENKPFLVKPDALMVNLKALRFVTRNDSGKVLVSVEPPIASIRIDNQVKVSNAKQCTGDVRYSPMTAADGSVTVTVSGQLADGCSSQTYLSLLDHATYTAGAVRAIWKELGGSIQGRDIQAPVPKNAKVLARAFSPDLAEIIRDINKYSNNTMAQQLFLSLGAQYRTDADGDDAKAAQRVVRQWLAKKGITAPHLVMENGSGLSRAERVSAREMATMLQAAWRSPYAAEYISSLPIAGTDGTMRKRLKTTAMRGEAHIKTGTLNTVRAIAGFSRDNNGNTWAVVAILNDTKPWGASSVLDQVLLDLYRQPKLAAAAPIL; encoded by the coding sequence ATGATCAAATCTTTGCGTCCACTGTTACTCGCCAGTTTTCTTCTCCCCCTGGCCTTTTCCGTCACCGCCGCCCCGATCAATACCTCTCTGCCGCCCAAGGTCCAGGAAGCCCTCCAGAAAGCCAAGCTGCAAAACAATGCCCTGTCCCTGGTGATGATCCCCCTCAACGGCCCGGGCACGCCGACCGTGTTCAACGCCGACGTGTCGGTCAACCCGGCCTCTACCATGAAGCTGGTTACCACCTACGCGGCCCTGGAAATGCTCGGCCCCAACCATCAGTGGAAAACCGAGTTCTACACCGACGGCACCCTGAGCGGCGGCATCCTTAACGGTAACCTGTACCTCAAGGGCGGCGGCGATCCCAAGCTGAACATGGAAAAACTCTGGCTGCTGATGCGCGACCTGCGGGCCAATGGCGTACAGCAAGTGACTGGCGACCTGGTGCTGGACCGCGGCTTCTTCCTCCCACCGCAGTTGCCGGAATTCAATGACGATGGCAACGACGAAAACAAACCGTTCCTGGTCAAGCCCGATGCCCTGATGGTCAATCTCAAGGCGCTGCGCTTCGTTACCCGCAATGATTCGGGCAAGGTGCTGGTGTCGGTCGAGCCGCCGATTGCAAGCATTCGCATCGACAACCAGGTCAAGGTCTCCAACGCCAAGCAATGCACCGGCGATGTGCGCTACAGCCCGATGACTGCCGCCGACGGCAGCGTTACCGTGACCGTCAGCGGCCAGTTGGCGGATGGCTGCAGTTCGCAGACTTATCTATCGTTGCTGGACCACGCCACCTACACCGCCGGCGCCGTTCGGGCGATCTGGAAGGAACTGGGCGGCAGCATCCAGGGCCGTGATATCCAGGCGCCAGTGCCGAAGAACGCCAAAGTATTGGCCCGGGCGTTCTCGCCGGACCTGGCGGAAATCATCCGCGACATCAACAAATACAGTAACAACACCATGGCCCAGCAGTTGTTCCTGAGCCTGGGCGCGCAATACCGCACCGACGCCGATGGCGACGATGCGAAGGCCGCCCAGCGTGTGGTGCGCCAGTGGCTGGCGAAAAAGGGCATCACGGCGCCGCACCTGGTGATGGAGAACGGCTCCGGCCTGTCCCGTGCCGAACGGGTCAGCGCCCGCGAGATGGCGACCATGCTGCAAGCGGCGTGGAGAAGCCCGTACGCGGCGGAGTACATCAGCTCGCTGCCGATTGCCGGTACCGACGGCACCATGCGCAAACGCCTGAAGACCACGGCCATGCGCGGTGAAGCTCACATCAAGACCGGCACCCTGAATACCGTGCGCGCGATTGCCGGGTTCAGCCGCGATAACAACGGCAACACCTGGGCGGTGGTGGCGATTCTCAACGATACAAAACCGTGGGGCGCGTCTTCAGTGCTCGACCAAGTGCTGCTGGACCTGTATCGCCAGCCGAAGCTGGCGGCTGCGGCCCCGATCCTCTAA
- a CDS encoding YggL family protein — MATNRSRRLRKKLCVDEFQELGFELNLDFKEGLDDEAVDAFLEAFLTEAMDGNGLDYVGGDDFGLVCKATRGSVNEEQRAAVEAWLKARPELTRVEVSALLDAWHPEKPINPAA, encoded by the coding sequence ATGGCGACTAACCGTTCCCGGCGTCTGCGCAAAAAACTGTGCGTTGATGAATTTCAAGAGCTGGGTTTCGAACTGAACCTGGACTTCAAAGAAGGTTTGGACGATGAAGCGGTTGACGCTTTCCTCGAAGCATTCCTGACTGAAGCAATGGACGGCAACGGCCTGGACTACGTCGGCGGTGATGACTTCGGTCTGGTTTGCAAAGCCACCCGTGGTTCGGTCAACGAAGAACAGCGTGCCGCTGTTGAAGCGTGGCTGAAGGCTCGTCCAGAGCTGACCCGCGTTGAAGTCAGCGCCCTGTTGGACGCTTGGCATCCAGAAAAGCCGATCAACCCGGCAGCCTGA
- a CDS encoding benzoate/H(+) symporter BenE family transporter: MSDVPQARLRPLADTSPSAVVAGFIAMMTGYTSSLVLMFQAGQAAGLTTAQISSWIWAISIGMAVCSIGLSLRYRTPITIAWSTPGAALLITSLGGVSYGEAIGAYITCAVLVTICGLTGSFEKLVKRIPASLAAALLAGILFKIGSEIFVAAQHRTGLVLGMFFTYLIIKRLSPRYAVLAALLIGTALSGLMGLLDFSGFHLEVATPVWTTPHFSLAATISIGIPLFVVAMTSQNMPGIAVLRADGYNVPASPLITTTGLASLVLAPFGSHGINLAAISAAICTGPHAHEDRNKRYTAALWCGIFYGIAGVFGATLAALFAALPKELVLSIAALALFGSIINGLSIAMNEPREREAALITFMVTASGLTLFSIGSAFWGIVAGVLTLVILNWRKA, from the coding sequence ATGTCCGACGTCCCCCAAGCGCGATTACGCCCACTGGCCGACACTTCGCCTTCGGCCGTTGTCGCCGGTTTCATTGCCATGATGACCGGCTACACCAGTTCGCTGGTGCTGATGTTTCAGGCAGGCCAGGCCGCCGGCCTGACCACGGCGCAGATTTCTTCGTGGATCTGGGCGATCTCCATCGGCATGGCGGTGTGCAGCATTGGCCTGTCCCTGCGCTATCGCACGCCGATCACCATCGCCTGGTCTACCCCGGGCGCGGCATTGTTGATCACCAGCCTGGGCGGCGTGAGCTACGGCGAAGCCATCGGCGCCTACATCACCTGCGCGGTGCTGGTGACGATCTGCGGGCTGACCGGCAGCTTCGAAAAACTCGTCAAGCGCATCCCGGCGTCACTGGCGGCCGCCTTGCTGGCGGGGATTCTGTTCAAGATCGGCAGCGAGATTTTCGTCGCCGCGCAGCACCGTACCGGGCTGGTGCTGGGGATGTTTTTCACTTACCTGATCATCAAGCGCCTGTCGCCGCGCTACGCGGTGCTCGCAGCCTTGCTGATCGGCACCGCGCTGTCCGGGTTGATGGGGCTGCTGGATTTCAGCGGCTTCCACCTGGAGGTGGCGACGCCGGTGTGGACCACTCCGCACTTCTCCCTGGCCGCGACCATCAGCATCGGCATCCCGCTGTTCGTGGTGGCCATGACCTCGCAAAACATGCCGGGGATCGCGGTGCTGCGGGCCGACGGTTATAACGTGCCGGCCTCGCCCTTGATCACCACCACGGGCCTTGCCTCGTTGGTGCTGGCGCCGTTTGGCTCCCATGGCATCAACCTGGCCGCCATCAGCGCGGCGATCTGCACCGGGCCCCATGCCCATGAGGATCGCAACAAGCGCTACACCGCAGCGCTCTGGTGCGGGATTTTCTACGGGATTGCCGGGGTGTTCGGCGCGACATTGGCTGCGTTGTTCGCGGCGCTGCCCAAGGAGCTGGTGCTGTCGATTGCGGCGCTGGCGTTGTTTGGCTCGATCATCAATGGCCTGAGCATCGCCATGAATGAGCCCAGGGAACGGGAAGCTGCGTTGATCACTTTTATGGTCACAGCGTCAGGGCTGACGTTGTTTTCCATCGGGTCGGCGTTCTGGGGGATTGTTGCGGGGGTGTTGACGCTGGTGATTCTGAACTGGCGCAAGGCCTGA
- a CDS encoding GntR family transcriptional regulator, with protein sequence MNEQLQPLKKQPRAGKAGRSGTQDDIVYAHIFEAILEQRLAPGTKLSEEALGEIFGVSRTIIRRALSRLAHEGVVLLRPNRGAVVASPSVEEARQVFLARRLVERAITELAVQHATAEQLAELRQMVNDERDSFSRGDRGAGIRLSGEFHLKLAEAAKNAPLISFQRSLVSQTSLIIAQYESGNRSHCSYDEHTQLIDAIEARDADLAVNLMMHHMDHIDSKLNLDEESASDDLHAVFSHLLQTKKPGRSSVKL encoded by the coding sequence ATGAACGAACAGTTGCAGCCCCTCAAGAAACAACCGCGAGCCGGTAAGGCCGGTCGCAGTGGAACCCAGGACGATATCGTCTACGCGCATATCTTCGAGGCGATCCTCGAACAACGCTTGGCGCCCGGTACCAAATTGAGTGAAGAAGCGCTGGGCGAAATCTTCGGTGTGAGCCGCACCATCATTCGCCGCGCGCTGTCGCGCCTGGCCCATGAAGGCGTGGTATTGCTGCGGCCCAATCGCGGCGCGGTAGTGGCCAGCCCGAGTGTCGAGGAAGCCCGTCAGGTGTTCCTGGCCCGGCGCCTGGTGGAACGTGCGATCACTGAATTGGCGGTGCAGCATGCCACGGCCGAGCAACTGGCCGAGCTGCGGCAGATGGTCAATGATGAGCGCGACAGCTTTTCCCGGGGTGATCGCGGCGCGGGTATCCGGCTTTCCGGCGAGTTTCACCTGAAGCTGGCCGAGGCGGCGAAGAACGCCCCGTTGATCAGCTTCCAGCGCAGCCTGGTGTCCCAGACCTCGTTGATCATCGCCCAGTACGAAAGCGGCAACCGCTCGCACTGTTCCTACGATGAGCACACCCAGTTGATCGACGCGATCGAAGCGCGGGATGCGGATTTGGCGGTGAACCTGATGATGCACCACATGGATCACATCGACAGCAAGCTCAACCTCGACGAGGAGAGCGCGTCGGATGACCTGCACGCGGTGTTCTCGCACTTGTTGCAGACCAAAAAGCCGGGTCGCTCGTCTGTAAAATTGTAA